Proteins co-encoded in one Leptospira inadai serovar Lyme str. 10 genomic window:
- a CDS encoding MgtC/SapB family protein has product MEAFHKINIISLLDTIISLSAAFVLGGLIGLERQYRQRTAGLRTNVLVSVGSAIFVDAANRLHGHDGAVHVMAYVVSGIGFLGAGVIMRGDGNVRGLNTAATLWTSAAVGACAGADLLLEAFLGSAFVLATNTLLRPIVNRINRQPLDTRFVEATMTMNVIAVREKHKEALQLLEQFLEQANYPVRDLIISPFGHDLVHIRAVLVSTSVEGVELDSLVEELTKQESIKQAFWTSTTE; this is encoded by the coding sequence ATGGAAGCATTTCATAAAATTAATATTATCTCTCTGCTGGATACGATCATTAGCTTGAGTGCCGCGTTTGTTCTCGGCGGACTGATCGGGTTGGAAAGACAGTATCGGCAAAGAACGGCGGGCCTGCGGACGAACGTACTCGTGTCGGTAGGATCCGCAATTTTTGTCGATGCGGCAAATCGACTCCATGGGCATGACGGAGCCGTGCATGTAATGGCCTATGTCGTTTCAGGAATCGGTTTTCTTGGGGCAGGGGTGATCATGCGTGGGGACGGAAATGTCCGCGGTTTGAATACGGCCGCAACCCTTTGGACTTCCGCCGCTGTCGGGGCCTGCGCAGGAGCCGATCTACTTTTAGAGGCTTTTTTAGGTTCCGCCTTCGTTCTTGCCACCAATACGTTATTGAGGCCGATCGTGAATCGTATTAATCGTCAACCTTTGGACACTCGATTCGTAGAAGCGACGATGACCATGAACGTAATTGCAGTCAGGGAAAAACATAAGGAAGCGCTGCAATTATTGGAACAATTTTTGGAGCAGGCCAACTACCCGGTTCGGGATCTTATTATTAGTCCATTCGGGCACGATTTAGTTCATATCCGAGCCGTTTTAGTTTCTACTTCCGTTGAAGGAGTGGAGCTGGATAGCCTTGTAGAAGAGCTTACAAAGCAAGAAAGCATCAAACAGGCATTTTGGACCAGTACGACCGAGTGA
- a CDS encoding fatty acid desaturase family protein — MSFSSTIPTRDLPTNLNIRLAWLFVFFFGSFQYAVPILLLLFPGSFWIGLPVAISTGPVSYALWNLIHESIHGNFSNNRSQNQFWGRCLAILFGTQFAVLKAGHLMHHKYNREAGDRIEFFDPISSYPRWLQSLRYYFRITLATYCFEVAVGLFLALPTILTKPISARLSKLPIEEAFFKWVYKPEILTEIRKDLFFTAMVYAPSVWLFGTQCWILGIAVLLRAFFVSFFDNAYHYGKEIDDKNSAYNLYLPFRLSGYFLHFNYHRIHHRFPGVPWNRLPVQMEASGDIWDRGFWGQAWSQWGGLLDEPRKD; from the coding sequence ATGTCTTTTTCTTCGACGATTCCCACAAGAGATCTTCCTACCAACCTCAATATCAGGCTGGCTTGGCTGTTCGTATTCTTTTTTGGAAGTTTTCAGTACGCAGTACCGATTTTACTACTGCTATTCCCCGGTTCGTTTTGGATCGGATTGCCGGTTGCGATATCGACCGGACCGGTGTCTTACGCGCTCTGGAATTTAATCCATGAAAGCATCCACGGAAATTTTTCCAATAATCGTTCTCAAAACCAATTTTGGGGAAGATGTCTCGCGATTCTATTCGGGACTCAATTTGCCGTATTGAAAGCAGGCCATTTGATGCACCATAAATACAATCGGGAAGCGGGAGATCGGATCGAATTCTTTGATCCGATCTCTTCCTATCCTCGTTGGTTGCAAAGTTTACGGTATTATTTTAGGATCACTCTCGCCACGTATTGTTTTGAGGTAGCGGTCGGTTTATTTTTAGCATTGCCGACCATTTTAACGAAACCGATTTCTGCCAGGCTCTCGAAACTTCCGATCGAAGAAGCTTTCTTCAAGTGGGTATACAAGCCGGAAATTCTGACCGAAATCAGAAAAGACCTGTTTTTCACGGCGATGGTCTACGCTCCCTCCGTCTGGCTTTTCGGAACGCAGTGCTGGATTTTAGGTATTGCAGTATTGCTTAGGGCATTCTTTGTCTCTTTTTTCGATAACGCCTATCATTATGGGAAGGAAATCGACGATAAGAACTCGGCGTATAATTTATATTTGCCGTTTCGATTGAGCGGATATTTTCTTCATTTCAATTATCATCGAATCCATCACAGGTTCCCGGGAGTACCATGGAATCGATTGCCCGTACAAATGGAAGCGAGCGGCGATATTTGGGATCGAGGATTTTGGGGACAGGCTTGGAGTCAATGGGGCGGTTTGTTGGACGAGCCGAGAAAAGATTAG
- a CDS encoding MBL fold metallo-hydrolase, with translation MGIVEEKDILISYSNSPVWAAIVSAGKNCLPFYTRSVQVNDMINARQAAIFSLFLIITGCFPLDPDRVSSPSYKDGRYRNLAPDEELVGKSFFSVLKWKLFGPHDPPTVKGLSNELPLVLERSAGDLIAAEGRIRAVWLGHSTIWISVTQKGKTINILTDPIFESPTPILVDRWVPLPIPKESLPAVDFAIVSHAHRDHLDRDSLRFLRSKNPNLKILLPSGMKAFSEDEKLGLAQVQEIGQVTHHDFVKIVFLPAYHWSRMGVNDTNQYFWGSYAIEAAGKLIYFAGDTGYSVHFKEIAKLLGKPIDLAFLPIGAYKPRWFMKHAHIGPDEALAASIDLDAKSFAPIHWGTFPLGDDLPQEPVLDLKGKLNFPEIPDIKGLNPLYTGISWGNKNGVRVVPWTIGSGIDLE, from the coding sequence GTGGGAATCGTCGAAGAAAAAGACATCTTGATTTCCTATTCTAATTCTCCAGTTTGGGCGGCAATCGTTTCGGCAGGAAAAAATTGCCTCCCGTTTTATACACGATCGGTCCAAGTTAACGATATGATAAACGCTAGACAAGCCGCGATTTTTTCTCTTTTTCTTATCATCACCGGGTGTTTTCCGCTAGATCCGGACCGCGTTTCTTCCCCTAGTTATAAAGATGGCCGGTATAGAAACTTGGCTCCCGACGAAGAACTCGTCGGCAAATCCTTCTTTTCCGTATTAAAATGGAAACTGTTCGGTCCCCACGATCCTCCCACAGTCAAAGGATTGAGCAACGAATTACCTTTGGTATTAGAAAGATCTGCTGGAGACTTGATCGCGGCGGAGGGAAGGATCCGAGCAGTGTGGTTAGGTCATTCCACGATCTGGATTTCCGTTACCCAAAAAGGAAAAACGATCAATATCCTGACCGATCCTATCTTTGAATCTCCGACTCCGATTTTGGTGGACCGTTGGGTCCCGTTACCGATACCGAAAGAATCTCTTCCTGCCGTGGATTTCGCGATCGTCAGTCACGCTCATAGGGACCATTTAGATCGGGACAGTCTCCGGTTTTTACGTTCTAAAAATCCTAATTTAAAAATCCTGCTACCGTCCGGAATGAAAGCCTTCTCGGAAGATGAGAAGCTGGGTCTCGCGCAAGTCCAGGAAATCGGTCAAGTAACGCATCATGATTTCGTAAAGATAGTGTTTCTTCCGGCGTACCATTGGAGTCGTATGGGAGTCAACGATACCAACCAGTATTTTTGGGGAAGTTATGCCATTGAGGCTGCCGGAAAACTGATCTACTTTGCCGGGGACACCGGGTATTCCGTTCATTTTAAGGAAATTGCAAAGCTTTTAGGAAAGCCTATCGATTTGGCATTCCTTCCGATCGGGGCATATAAACCCAGATGGTTTATGAAACATGCTCATATCGGCCCGGACGAGGCTCTTGCGGCTTCCATAGACTTGGACGCCAAATCGTTCGCTCCGATTCATTGGGGAACCTTTCCCCTCGGAGACGATCTTCCGCAAGAACCGGTATTGGATTTAAAAGGAAAACTTAATTTTCCCGAAATTCCGGACATAAAAGGATTAAATCCATTGTACACCGGTATATCTTGGGGAAATAAAAACGGGGTCAGAGTGGTCCCTTGGACGATCGGTAGCGGCATCGATTTAGAATAA
- the ruvA gene encoding Holliday junction branch migration protein RuvA, with product MISGLQGFIRKLEVSTVQLDVQGVTYEITISFKTYLELKDTSIGGKKEIRLHIHHSITERGQRLFGFLHERDKEFFKVMKGLHGIGEMTALKVLSFFSPWELYRIASSGQAKDLEKIPKVRAKTSEKIFFEVKQNMKKLELFLEGTPADPIPSDIRREELSSPEDRFKETAVQALVQLGFDDKSALKEVEKVLKKQEFQDTGELVREILKNL from the coding sequence ATGATATCCGGGCTCCAAGGTTTTATTCGAAAATTAGAGGTAAGCACGGTCCAGTTGGATGTGCAGGGCGTCACCTATGAGATCACCATTTCGTTTAAAACCTATTTGGAACTAAAGGATACGTCGATCGGCGGTAAAAAAGAAATCCGACTCCATATCCATCATTCGATAACCGAGCGAGGGCAGCGTTTATTCGGTTTTTTGCATGAACGCGATAAGGAATTCTTTAAGGTAATGAAAGGATTGCACGGGATCGGGGAAATGACCGCTTTAAAAGTGCTTTCCTTTTTTAGTCCTTGGGAATTGTACCGAATCGCTTCTTCCGGTCAGGCAAAGGATCTGGAAAAGATCCCGAAAGTCCGCGCCAAAACTTCGGAAAAGATTTTCTTCGAAGTGAAACAAAATATGAAAAAGCTGGAGCTATTTCTGGAAGGAACTCCGGCCGATCCGATCCCTTCGGACATTCGACGAGAAGAATTATCTTCCCCGGAAGATAGATTTAAGGAAACGGCGGTGCAAGCTCTGGTTCAGCTAGGATTCGACGATAAGTCCGCACTTAAGGAAGTCGAAAAAGTCTTAAAAAAGCAAGAGTTTCAAGATACGGGAGAATTGGTCCGGGAAATTCTAAAGAATCTATGA
- a CDS encoding DoxX family protein, protein MLETLLSTNEDLVPLILRITLAVVIFPHGAQKLFGWFGGYGFKGTFGYLTQQAGLPTIIATLVILGESLGSIAVLLGILTRFSAISIGIIMVGAALIHKSNGFFINWHGAQKGEGFEFHLLAIGIALALGVTGGGLFSLDQFILTLF, encoded by the coding sequence ATGTTAGAAACTTTACTTTCCACCAATGAGGACCTGGTCCCTCTGATTCTTAGGATCACACTCGCTGTCGTGATCTTCCCTCACGGCGCTCAAAAACTTTTCGGCTGGTTTGGCGGTTACGGCTTTAAGGGAACCTTCGGATATCTAACCCAACAGGCAGGTCTCCCTACAATCATTGCCACCCTCGTAATACTCGGTGAGTCGCTCGGATCGATCGCCGTTTTATTGGGCATTCTTACTCGCTTTTCGGCCATCAGTATCGGAATAATCATGGTCGGCGCCGCCCTCATTCACAAAAGCAACGGCTTTTTTATCAATTGGCATGGCGCTCAAAAAGGAGAGGGATTTGAATTCCACCTATTAGCGATCGGAATCGCATTGGCACTCGGAGTTACTGGTGGAGGATTGTTTTCCCTCGATCAGTTCATTCTCACCCTATTCTAG
- the sucC gene encoding ADP-forming succinate--CoA ligase subunit beta gives MKIHEYQAKEILRRHNAKVPFGVVIDQKTDGAKAYDEVSGKTGTPVVVVKAQIHAGGRGKGGGVKVTKTKDDALTAVDKILGMQLITPQTGQEGKKVLKVYLEQGINIAKEYYLSILLDRSIRKTIIMASTEGGMEIEEVAETHPEKILKIAVDPGIGLQPSQASQLAFDLELPVESHKSFKALLSSIYQAYIKEDASLLEINPLILTKENEIVAGDCKMDLDENALYRHPDNAAFRDISEEDPLEVKASEYNINYVKLDGNIGCMVNGAGLAMATMDIVKLAGAEPANFLDVGGGANVTTVTNGFKLILGDPNVKGIFVNIFGGIVRCDRVATGIIEAAKAVNINVPLVVRLKGTNAEEGKRILNESGLNIIAEEDLRTAAKKVAEAIK, from the coding sequence ATGAAAATTCATGAGTACCAGGCGAAAGAAATCCTGAGACGCCATAACGCGAAGGTTCCCTTCGGCGTAGTTATAGATCAAAAAACCGACGGAGCAAAAGCATACGACGAAGTATCCGGGAAAACGGGAACTCCTGTCGTAGTCGTAAAGGCTCAGATCCACGCCGGTGGGCGTGGAAAAGGCGGAGGAGTCAAAGTAACGAAAACGAAAGATGACGCTCTTACCGCCGTAGATAAAATTCTGGGCATGCAGCTGATCACTCCCCAAACCGGACAGGAAGGAAAGAAGGTCCTAAAAGTCTATCTGGAACAAGGAATTAACATCGCAAAAGAATACTACCTTAGTATCCTCTTGGACCGCTCGATTCGTAAAACGATTATCATGGCCTCTACTGAAGGCGGTATGGAAATCGAAGAAGTTGCAGAAACGCATCCCGAAAAAATCCTGAAAATCGCCGTCGATCCGGGAATCGGATTGCAACCGAGCCAGGCTTCTCAACTCGCCTTCGACCTGGAATTGCCGGTAGAATCCCATAAATCCTTCAAAGCTTTACTTTCTTCCATTTACCAAGCGTACATCAAAGAAGACGCGTCACTCTTGGAAATCAATCCCCTGATCTTAACCAAGGAAAATGAAATCGTCGCCGGAGATTGTAAAATGGATCTGGACGAGAACGCTCTTTATCGTCACCCGGACAATGCCGCATTCCGCGACATTTCCGAAGAAGATCCTCTGGAAGTCAAGGCCAGCGAGTACAATATCAATTACGTAAAACTGGACGGAAATATCGGCTGTATGGTTAACGGAGCCGGTCTCGCGATGGCCACCATGGACATCGTAAAATTAGCGGGAGCCGAGCCTGCAAACTTCTTGGACGTAGGCGGTGGGGCGAACGTAACCACGGTAACAAACGGATTTAAATTAATTTTAGGCGACCCGAACGTAAAAGGAATTTTCGTGAATATCTTCGGCGGGATCGTACGTTGCGATCGAGTCGCGACAGGTATTATAGAAGCGGCCAAAGCGGTGAATATCAATGTTCCCCTAGTTGTGCGCCTAAAGGGAACCAACGCGGAAGAAGGAAAGCGGATTCTGAACGAATCCGGCCTGAACATCATCGCGGAAGAAGATCTGCGCACCGCAGCTAAAAAAGTGGCGGAAGCCATTAAATAA
- the sucD gene encoding succinate--CoA ligase subunit alpha, which translates to MAVLVDSNTRVVVQGITGKEGSFHAQQMIEYGTNVVGGVTPGKGGQKADLVGKAVPVFNSLKDAILQEGANASIIFVPPPFAADAILEGIFNEIPLVVCITEGIPTHDMLKVYSALRSSKTRLIGPNCPGIISPKYHVKMGIMPGFIHQAGSIGIVSRSGTLTYESVAQLSQQNLGQSTVIGIGGDPVPGMNHTEAVKLLNEDSETKGIVMIGEIGGTSEEEAAEYIKQNVKKPVVGFIAGQTAPPGKRMGHAGAIISGGMGTASSKMKAMSDAGIHVCQSIAEVGEKMKKAIG; encoded by the coding sequence ATGGCAGTATTAGTAGATAGCAACACCAGAGTGGTAGTCCAAGGGATCACCGGAAAAGAGGGGTCCTTTCACGCTCAGCAAATGATCGAATACGGAACCAACGTAGTCGGCGGAGTAACACCGGGAAAAGGCGGACAAAAAGCGGATCTAGTCGGTAAGGCAGTTCCGGTTTTTAACAGCCTAAAAGACGCAATTCTGCAGGAAGGAGCAAACGCTTCTATCATATTCGTTCCGCCTCCCTTTGCAGCGGATGCGATCCTGGAAGGAATTTTCAATGAAATTCCATTGGTGGTTTGCATCACCGAAGGGATTCCGACTCACGATATGCTCAAGGTGTACAGCGCCCTCAGAAGCTCAAAAACGCGCTTGATCGGCCCGAATTGTCCCGGGATTATTTCTCCAAAATACCATGTAAAAATGGGTATTATGCCCGGATTTATCCACCAAGCAGGTTCTATCGGAATCGTTTCCCGCTCAGGAACCCTAACCTACGAATCCGTGGCACAGCTAAGCCAACAGAATTTGGGACAATCCACGGTAATCGGTATCGGGGGGGACCCTGTTCCGGGAATGAACCATACCGAAGCGGTCAAACTCTTAAACGAGGATTCCGAAACAAAAGGAATCGTCATGATCGGCGAAATCGGCGGAACTTCCGAAGAAGAAGCGGCCGAATACATTAAGCAAAATGTAAAAAAACCGGTCGTGGGTTTTATTGCGGGACAAACCGCACCTCCCGGTAAGAGAATGGGTCATGCAGGCGCCATTATCAGCGGGGGAATGGGAACTGCTTCCTCAAAAATGAAGGCTATGAGCGATGCGGGTATCCATGTTTGTCAATCAATCGCCGAAGTCGGTGAAAAAATGAAGAAGGCGATCGGCTAA
- a CDS encoding TolC family protein — MKAFAWGAILVVSQFGLLAQSGTKQLKLTTEETVKRALESNFNLQNLRYQLVKSDSDYLKAESKYSWKIVADGSFNQTVLPFNQNNVFTGNKISDDTIKGGIEKTIRATGTYFKIEAGNRRFDSNAFEDKSNPFTASFSGLGLPPLYTGFLRLTFSQDLMKNAFGYQGRNEEKILDKQTQIAKNQVSQQISQAIVDSLLDFWDYSIKLHSLKTYRKLQENVKDIRNLTMRKQGLGLSEGFEVNQWNSLLAQADSQLETAIVQKDESKRKLARELKLDDGTELSEETDLLEEIPEKPDYAKDLVIAYQKRADYLNAIKQKEIAEVLLKNAKDNQLPSLTLSGTAASQAQTLASPQKNYSDPADGVSSFKYKDYQSKLAFSYPLFDKGVYAGRRDSEIGVRQAVLAEQDIKNQVRDDVRGRIDSLEASYRIYKNSIVTERETQSYYNGVLRSFRQGRADAVAVKNALDTLVQDQLSLTQAKVNFNIDLMRYYIAKNTLLERFDLSVDKLLPNIE; from the coding sequence ATGAAAGCGTTTGCCTGGGGGGCCATCCTAGTTGTGTCCCAATTCGGCTTGCTGGCCCAATCCGGCACCAAGCAACTCAAATTAACGACGGAGGAAACCGTCAAACGTGCCTTGGAAAGCAATTTTAATCTCCAAAACCTCCGCTATCAGTTGGTAAAATCGGACTCCGATTATTTAAAAGCGGAATCGAAGTATTCCTGGAAAATCGTAGCGGACGGAAGCTTCAACCAAACGGTATTACCCTTCAACCAAAACAACGTCTTTACCGGTAACAAGATCTCCGACGATACGATTAAGGGAGGGATTGAAAAGACGATACGGGCGACCGGTACATATTTCAAAATCGAAGCGGGAAACAGACGATTCGACTCGAACGCTTTCGAGGATAAAAGCAACCCTTTTACCGCAAGTTTCTCGGGCTTAGGACTTCCGCCGTTATATACGGGCTTTCTTCGCTTAACATTTAGTCAAGATCTTATGAAAAACGCCTTCGGTTATCAAGGTCGAAACGAAGAGAAAATTTTAGATAAGCAGACGCAGATAGCCAAGAACCAAGTTTCACAACAAATTTCTCAAGCAATCGTGGACTCTCTACTCGATTTCTGGGACTATTCGATCAAACTGCATTCGTTAAAAACGTACAGAAAACTTCAGGAAAACGTAAAAGACATCCGTAACCTAACGATGCGCAAGCAGGGCCTCGGTTTGTCCGAAGGCTTCGAAGTCAACCAATGGAATTCCTTACTCGCCCAAGCGGACAGCCAACTAGAAACGGCGATCGTTCAGAAAGACGAATCCAAGCGAAAACTGGCGCGCGAACTTAAATTGGATGATGGAACCGAGCTTTCCGAGGAAACGGATTTGCTGGAAGAAATTCCCGAAAAACCGGATTACGCTAAAGACTTGGTGATCGCTTACCAAAAAAGAGCGGATTACTTAAATGCAATTAAACAAAAAGAGATCGCCGAAGTTCTGCTAAAGAACGCGAAAGATAACCAGCTTCCGAGTCTGACTCTATCCGGGACGGCGGCTTCGCAGGCTCAGACTCTCGCCTCCCCGCAAAAGAATTATAGCGATCCTGCGGACGGAGTGAGTTCCTTCAAATACAAGGATTATCAAAGTAAATTAGCTTTTTCTTATCCTTTATTCGATAAAGGAGTGTATGCGGGAAGACGGGATTCCGAAATCGGAGTTCGCCAGGCCGTTCTCGCCGAGCAGGACATCAAGAATCAGGTTCGGGATGATGTCCGAGGAAGAATCGATTCGTTAGAAGCGAGTTATCGAATATACAAAAATTCGATCGTTACGGAGCGCGAGACCCAGAGCTATTATAACGGAGTTCTCCGTAGTTTTCGGCAAGGTAGAGCCGACGCAGTGGCCGTAAAGAACGCTTTGGATACCTTAGTTCAGGATCAACTTAGTCTAACTCAGGCGAAGGTGAATTTTAATATCGATTTAATGCGCTATTATATCGCAAAGAATACGCTCTTAGAGCGCTTCGATTTGAGTGTGGATAAACTGCTTCCCAACATAGAATAA
- a CDS encoding SH3 domain-containing protein: MKRGFFLSLFGIAILVLFVVLAWRFWPKPSDTIYENFKKGRWEKVVKSVRSLTDPSPYDLFYASQSLVSFNAELKKSEPSEQTREASRFSAAYKIPFLVSGDAVFPVFEDVFLSQLSPGSFLRQKAVAYRLETASDWEEETNFLKLLKEFSKSNPIRLGPKYSLVLRKALKRETILSESDKKNLEERLGFLSTREESSFFGGRLKNTGENTNLRTGPGTENPGRTRLKKGVSLFVLDKDPRSETIGGKRGNWLQVFVPELSALGWVFSSFTEEDPFPSEKAESMLIGFSESEKSQAWDFAFWEPERPPPGFHGDYIKTEKIALDGDYGIVLYRSQNGKYKEICRLVEEPFRSLEFLTASLSGEDSVPLFRLYSGQPGSWSLAFQIDLDSESVSINRNKYITGNASSKRRFQLAISPTESGSNALASLLVGENIVLQGIRPEEEFSPGEETRYKLCLLQPEKRSDSNLAAFRFKFQL, translated from the coding sequence TTGAAACGTGGATTTTTCCTTTCTCTTTTCGGAATAGCGATCCTAGTTTTATTCGTCGTTCTGGCCTGGAGATTTTGGCCCAAACCGTCCGATACGATCTACGAAAATTTCAAAAAAGGGAGATGGGAAAAGGTCGTTAAATCCGTTCGTTCCTTGACCGATCCTTCCCCGTACGATTTATTCTACGCTTCACAATCATTAGTTTCCTTTAATGCCGAATTAAAAAAATCGGAACCCTCCGAACAGACTCGGGAAGCCTCCCGATTTTCTGCGGCGTATAAAATTCCGTTTCTCGTATCCGGCGACGCCGTCTTTCCGGTTTTCGAGGACGTCTTTCTTTCCCAATTATCTCCCGGTAGCTTTCTCCGCCAAAAGGCCGTCGCTTACCGTTTAGAAACCGCTTCGGATTGGGAAGAAGAAACGAACTTTCTCAAACTTCTAAAGGAATTCTCCAAAAGCAATCCGATCCGGCTCGGTCCGAAATATTCATTAGTACTTCGTAAAGCATTAAAGAGGGAAACTATCCTTTCGGAATCGGATAAAAAAAATCTGGAAGAAAGATTAGGTTTTTTGAGTACTCGAGAAGAGTCCTCGTTCTTCGGCGGAAGACTTAAAAACACCGGAGAAAATACGAATCTTAGAACCGGTCCAGGAACCGAAAATCCGGGTCGAACAAGATTAAAAAAGGGGGTTTCCCTCTTTGTCCTGGATAAGGACCCACGTTCGGAAACGATCGGCGGAAAAAGGGGAAATTGGCTACAAGTTTTTGTTCCGGAATTATCCGCACTAGGATGGGTTTTTTCCTCCTTTACCGAGGAAGATCCGTTTCCTTCCGAAAAAGCCGAGTCGATGCTGATCGGATTCTCGGAGTCAGAGAAAAGCCAAGCCTGGGACTTCGCTTTTTGGGAGCCGGAACGACCTCCTCCCGGATTTCACGGAGATTATATTAAAACCGAAAAGATCGCGTTAGACGGCGATTATGGAATCGTACTGTATCGCTCTCAAAACGGAAAATATAAAGAGATTTGTAGATTAGTGGAAGAACCGTTTCGATCCTTGGAGTTTCTAACGGCAAGTCTAAGTGGAGAGGATAGCGTTCCGTTGTTTAGATTATATTCCGGACAACCGGGAAGCTGGAGCCTAGCGTTTCAAATCGATCTTGATAGCGAAAGCGTCTCGATCAATCGAAATAAATACATCACCGGAAACGCTTCTAGCAAACGTCGATTCCAACTCGCGATTTCGCCGACCGAATCCGGAAGCAATGCACTTGCCTCCCTTCTCGTCGGGGAAAATATTGTATTACAAGGAATCCGTCCGGAGGAAGAATTTTCGCCCGGAGAGGAAACCAGATATAAGCTTTGCCTTCTCCAGCCGGAAAAGCGTTCGGATTCAAATTTAGCAGCATTTCGATTTAAGTTTCAGCTCTAA
- a CDS encoding FmdB family zinc ribbon protein produces MPTYEYRCRNCGQTFEFFQSMKDEPLKDCILCKNGKVDRLISNGGGIIFKGSGFYVTDNKSPGSSSDKSSSDSGSSTAAPSDSSSK; encoded by the coding sequence ATGCCTACTTACGAATATAGATGCAGAAACTGCGGTCAAACTTTCGAATTCTTTCAATCGATGAAGGACGAGCCTTTAAAGGATTGCATTCTTTGTAAGAACGGAAAAGTAGATCGGCTAATTTCAAACGGAGGCGGAATCATATTCAAAGGCTCCGGTTTTTACGTGACCGACAATAAGTCTCCCGGATCTTCCTCCGATAAATCTTCTTCCGATAGCGGCTCCTCTACCGCGGCTCCATCCGACTCTTCCTCCAAATAA
- a CDS encoding LpxI family protein, translated as MGRLGILAGGGNLPEIGMREALAAGEDPLFLSIAESDFKPGNYPDRVIPIHIAKIGGLLKSCKANKIDRLLLLGKVKKEIIFKSLNFDLKAIALLARMVNKHDYSIFKTIAEDFEQEGIKILSQKTYLQSLLLPEGRYTKKPLDKKQLADVEFGMEYAEKIANLDIGQTVIVLDKSVLAVEAVEGTDKAIERGGSFAKKDKAVVCKSSKPSQDDRFDLPTVGLETLKTMKDNHCGILSLREGETIVVDPKEFIRLAEKLKIHILSIGRGNLSKINRTQKNVPKA; from the coding sequence TTGGGACGTTTAGGAATCTTGGCAGGAGGAGGCAATCTTCCTGAAATCGGAATGAGAGAGGCGTTAGCCGCAGGCGAAGACCCGCTTTTTTTATCCATTGCCGAATCCGACTTTAAGCCGGGAAATTATCCGGATCGAGTCATCCCCATTCATATCGCAAAAATAGGCGGTCTTTTAAAATCCTGTAAAGCCAACAAAATCGACCGCCTTTTACTTTTAGGGAAAGTAAAAAAGGAGATCATTTTTAAAAGCTTGAATTTCGATTTAAAGGCGATCGCTCTCTTGGCGAGAATGGTAAACAAACACGACTACTCCATTTTTAAAACGATAGCCGAAGATTTCGAACAAGAAGGAATAAAAATCCTGTCTCAGAAAACGTATCTACAGTCTCTGCTTTTGCCGGAAGGTCGATATACTAAAAAGCCTTTGGACAAAAAGCAGCTCGCGGATGTGGAATTCGGAATGGAGTACGCCGAAAAAATCGCCAATCTGGATATCGGTCAGACCGTTATCGTTTTGGATAAATCGGTGCTCGCGGTGGAGGCGGTGGAAGGAACGGATAAGGCCATTGAGCGAGGCGGATCGTTCGCAAAGAAGGATAAGGCCGTCGTCTGTAAAAGTTCCAAACCGAGTCAAGATGATAGATTCGATCTCCCGACAGTGGGCCTGGAAACCCTAAAGACGATGAAGGACAATCATTGCGGTATCCTTTCTCTTCGAGAAGGAGAAACCATCGTGGTCGATCCGAAGGAATTTATTCGCCTTGCCGAAAAATTGAAAATACATATCTTGAGTATCGGCCGTGGTAACCTCTCGAAAATCAATCGCACCCAAAAAAACGTCCCAAAAGCCTAA